Proteins encoded within one genomic window of Cucumis sativus cultivar 9930 chromosome 3, Cucumber_9930_V3, whole genome shotgun sequence:
- the LOC101217323 gene encoding dihydroxy-acid dehydratase, chloroplastic, with translation MQSAIISPLPRSIPFTTITPSVSTNVQRSRSLVVRASISNVTTQSPPPSVVVDSPSPSSTAAQKLNKYSSRITEPKSQGGSQAILHGVGLSDDDLNKPQIGISSVWYEGNTCNMHLLKLSEAVKYGVNAAGMVGFRFNTIGVSDAISMGTRGMCYSLQSRDLIADSIETVMSAQWYDGNISIPGCDKNMPGTIMAMGRLNRPSIMIYGGTIKPGHFQGHKYDIVSAFQVYGEYVSGSISDEERKNVVRNSCPGAGACGGMYTANTMASAIEAMGMSLPYSSSTPAEDPLKIDECRLAGKYLLELLKMDLKPRDIITEKSLRNAMVVVMALGGSTNAVLHLIAIARSVGLDLTLDDFQKVSDQVPLLGDLKPSGKYVMEDIHKIGGTPAVIRYLLENELLDGDCITVTGKTLAENAKLFLPLSEGQDIIKPLENPIKKTGHLQILYGNLAPEGSVAKITGKEGLYFSGPALVFEGEESMIAAITKDPSSFKGKTVIIRGEGPKGGPGMPEMLTPTSAIMGAGLGKDVALLTDGRFSGGSHGFVVGHICPEALDGGPIGLVQNGDIINVDIENRRIDVQLSDQEMEERRKNWVPPAYKATRGVLYKYIKSVKAASKGCVTDE, from the exons ATGCAGTCGGCGATCATATCTCCTTTACCACGCTCCATCCCCTTCACCACAATTACACCATCTGTCTCTACCAATGTTCAGCGAAGCCGTTCTCTGGTTGTCAGAGCTTCGATTTCTAATGTCACTACGCAATCTCCGCCACCGTCAGTGGTTGTAGACTCTCCATCTCCTAGTTCAACTGCTGCTCAGAAGCTCAACAAGTACAGCTCTCGCATTACCGAGCCGAAGTCGCAGGGTGGGTCTCAGGCGATTCTCCATGGCGTTGGTTTATCCGACGACGATCTGAACAAGCCTCAGATTGGGATTTCGTCGGTTTGGTATGAGGGAAATACATGCAATATGCATCTGTTGAAGCTCTCTGAGGCTGTTAAATATGGAGTTAACGCAGCTGGTATGGTTGGGTTTAGGTTCAACACGATTGGTGTTAGTGACGCCATTTCCATGGGGACCAGAGGTATGTGCTATAGCTTGCAGTCAAGGGACTTGATTGCGGATAGCATAGAGACTGTTATGAGTGCTCAGTGGTACGACGGTAATATCTCCATCCCTGGCTGTGACAAGAAT ATGCCGGGTACAATAATGGCGATGGGTAGGTTGAATCGACCAAGTATTATGATTTATGGTGGAACCATCAAG CCTGGTCACTTTCAAGGCCATAAATATGACATAGTGTCTGCATTTCAG GTATATGGAGAATATGTAAGCGGGTCAATAAGTgatgaagagaggaagaatGTTGTCCGCAACTCCTGCCCAGGGGCTGGGGCTTGTGGTGGTATGTATACAGCTAATACAATGGCGTCTGCTATTGAAGCCATGGGCATGTCTCTTCCTTACAG CTCGTCAACACCGGCTGAGGATCCACTAAAGATAGACGAATGCCGTTTAGCTGGAAAATATCTTCTGGAATTATTGAAGATGGATTTGAAACCACGGGACATTATTACGGAAAAATCTCTACGAAATGCAATGGTTGTTGTTATGGCTTTGGGTGGTTCCACTAATGCAGTGCTACACTTGATTGCTATAGCAAG GTCTGTTGGTTTGGATTTAACCCTTGATGATTTTCAGAAGGTTAGCGATCAGGTTCCTTTACTTGGCGATCTTAAGCCTAGTGGAAAATATGTAATGGAGGATATTCACAAG ATTGGAGGAACACCCGCAGTCATCCGCTATCTGTTGGAGAACGAACTTTTAGATGGAGATTGCATAACTG tCACGGGAAAGACGCTGGCGGAAAATGCTAAACTTTTCCTACCTCTATCTGAAGGGCAG GATATTATCAAACCTTTGGAGAATCCCATCAAGAAAACAGGGCatcttcaaatattatatgGAAATCTTGCTCCTGAGGGTTCGGTGGCTAAGATTACTGGCAAGGAGGGGCTATATTTCTCTG GTCCTGCTCTTGTTTTTGAAGGTGAAGAATCGATGATTGCAGCGATAACAAAAGACCCCTCAAGTTTTAAG GGGAAAACAGTGATCATCAGAGGTGAAGGTCCTAAAGGGGGACCGGGAATGCCTGAAATGTTGACACCCACTAGTGCAATAATGGGGGCAGGTCTGGGGAAG GATGTGGCACTGCTGACCGATGGTAGGTTCTCTGGAGGTTCACATGGCTTCGTTGTCGGTCACATCTGCCCCGAAGCATTG GATGGTGGTCCAATCGGTTTGGTTCAAAATGGCGATATCATCAATGTTGATATTGAAAACCGAAGAATCGATGTTCAATTATCCGATCAAGAGATGGAAGAACGAAGAAAAAACTGGGTTCCACCTGCATACAAGGCTACGAGAGGCGTTCTTTACAAG TACATCAAGAGCGTGAAAGCAGCATCGAAAGGGTGCGTGACAGATGAGTAA
- the LOC101205482 gene encoding uncharacterized protein LOC101205482, translated as MASPSSSSSYLNSTCALLAVLDFDEKHNESMKEMDTEWIVDVPDTPDRLAARQISGGQFVQTETGSSLSNRLRNPDFMMEKGINGMKGVGVLASENGHDSRLDRSSKNIPCEDFKGSKNTIILSPGENPHALQNSLLLRKGGREKYSFQGPKRFICPRRVDKGINISVDSPSKPPPCQENTAVPQMREHDLKYKPQTVDRHVAKDFKIENTSNEQSASYMPIASKKLNVNIKGKEKVVEESFQDVGLSMINRDGIEKSNNTNNRHEKQGLGPRQFVSSPRATGHKRLVRNGCISPHNIAIRAKSLSEQCEKSSREVDKSNLGNMPSSSPSCPIDINDIVAEDNFSNKDKGKGIMRQPSLSHDKDDVRVIFSSSSDTGKDVGANPGRTSRLGTSEHCEKVGVWRRTHNHLKNGIVLSNPSGNSFKKIDSVGRLSNGKTEIAMERQIPSRQELIAEADCGGSADTSQRASPKLDQTNGPIHAESKLNKKQKKHESTYQINSSRRIPDVVCLGTSGESSNSRSTRLKSKIVCDNLNEVIEVDELSPEMRHPVSQTGGSLNDDTSDVRARQLEADEILARELQEQLYQEIPIGGEEIDEHLAMALQQVEHGLLAPSRRSHNSQRGSLVAQANRRTRSQSLQNPSNRTRTRVTHSARMAQIRNQFFGGSHRVSTRQRNLNFPMHMDLDMRLDILEALEAAVGDMDDVRMNRDILHMQRDFNENDYEMLLSLDENNHRHAGASTNRINSLPQSTVQTDSTQEACAICLDTPTIGDVIRHLPCLHKFHKDCIDPWLQRRTSCPVCKCSIT; from the exons ATGGCCTCACCATCGTCTTCTTCGTCGTACTTGAATTCAACCTGTGCGCTTCTCGCTGTTCTGGATTTCGACGAGAAACACAACGAG AGCATGAAGGAGATGGACACGGAATGGATTGTGGATGTTCCTGATACACCGGATCGGTTAGCTGCCCGACAAATTAGTGGCGGACAGTTTGTTCAGACAGAGACTGGTTCTTCTTTATCTAATCGTTTGAGAAACCCTGATTTCATGATGGAAAAGGGAATAAATGGCATGAAGGGAGTGGGGGTGCTTGCCAGTGAAAATGGACATGATTCGAGACTAGATAGGAGTTCCAAAAACATTCCTTGTGAGGATTTTAAGGGTAGTAAAAACACCATTATTCTATCACCGGGAGAGAATCCTCATGCATTGCAAAACAGTCTTTTACTTAGAAAAGGTGGAAGggaaaaatattcatttcagGGGCCAAAACGTTTTATATGCCCTCGCCGTGTGGATAAAGGGATAAATATATCTGTTGACTCTCCTTCCAAACCCCCTCCTTGTCAAGAAAATACTGCAGTTCCACAAATGAGAGAACATGATCTCAAGTATAAACCTCAAACAGTTGATCGTCATGTGGCCAAGGATTTTAAGATTGAGAACACATCAAATGAACAGTCTGCAAGTTACATGCCAATTGCTTCAAAGAAACTCAACGTGAACATTAAAGGGAAGGAGAAGGTTGTTGAGGAATCATTCCAAGATGTTGGTTTATCCATGATTAATAGAGATGGAATTGAAAAATCCAATAACACCAACAATCGACATGAGAAGCAAGGTTTGGGTCCTCGTCAGTTTGTTAGTTCACCTAGAGCTACTGGACATAAAAGATTGGTACGGAATGGTTGTATCTCACCTCATAATATTGCAATAAGAGCAAAAAGTTTATCTGAGCAGTGTGAAAAGAGTTCTAGAGAAGTTGACAAGAGCAATTTGGGGAACATGCCATCAAGCAGTCCATCTTGTCCAATAGATATAAATGATATAGTTGCTGAAGACAATTTTAGTAACAAAGATAAAGGAAAAGGGATTATGCGTCAACCTTCTCTATCACATGATAAGGATGATGTCAGAGTTATTTTTTCATCTAGCAG TGACACAGGAAAGGATGTTGGAGCAAATCCAGGCAGAACTTCCAGATTAGGTACATCTGAACATTGTGAAAAAGTAGGTGTTTGGAGAAGAACACATAATCATTTGAAGAACGGGATTGTCTTGTCTAATCCATCTGGGAATTCTTTTAAGAAGATAGATAGTGTTGGAAGGCTGTCTAATGGAAAAACTGAGATTGCTATGGAGAGACAAATTCCTAGCAGGCAAGAACTCATAGCAGAAGCTGATTGTGGAGGAAGTGCTGATACGTCTCAAAGGGCTTCCCCCAAATTAGATCAGACTAATGGACCAATTCATGCGGAAagcaaattaaacaaaaaacaaaagaaacatgaatcaaCTTATCAAATTAATTCTTCACGCCGCATTCCAGATGTCGTGTGCCTTGGTACATCTGGGGAGTCTTCAAATTCAAGGTCAACTAGACTGAAGAGTAAAATAGTTTGTGATAATTTGAATGAAGTTATTGAGGTTGATGAGTTGTCGCCTGAAATGAGACACCCTGTCTCCCAGACTGGTGGTAGCTTAAATGATGACACCTCAGATGTTAGGGCAAGACAACTTGAAGCTGACGAGATTTTGGCTCGTGAACTTCAGGAACAACTATATCAGGAGATACCTATTGGAGGAGAAGAG ATTGATGAACATTTAGCCATGGCACTGCAGCAGGTGGAACATGGCCTTCTTGCACCGTCCCGCCGGAGTCATAAt AGTCAGAGGGGCTCGCTGGTAGCACAGGCCAATCGACGCACTCGTTCTCAATCTTTACAAAACCCATCCAATAGAACGCGAACTCGAGTAACCCACTCTGCACGAATGGCACAGATAAGGAATCAGTTTTTTGGTGGCTCTCATAGAGTGTCCACTAGACAAAGGAATCTTAATTTTCCTATGCATATGGATTTAGATATG AGACTTGATATATTGGAAGCTCTGGAGGCTGCAGTTGGAGATATGGATGATGTCAGAATGAATAGGGACATCTTGCATATGCAGCGTGATTTCAACGA GAATGATTATGAAATGCTGCTATCCCTTGACGAGAACAATCACCGCCATGCTGGTGCATCTACTAACCGGATTAATAGTTTGCCACAATCTACTGTACAG ACTGACAGCACACAAGAAGCTTGTGCAATTTGTCTGGATACGCCAACCATTGGAGATGTCATTCGCCATCTACCTTGTTTACACAAATTTCACAAAGAT TGTATTGATCCATGGCTACAGAGACGAACATCGTGCCCGGTTTGTAAGTGCTCAATCACTTGA
- the LOC101205719 gene encoding ethylene-responsive transcription factor ERF118 yields the protein MLASRKKYSPSLFFYSLALKNWQTAIALLHPKIQKSFVKNIRIPSKNTKMSRKIRVICNDPDGTDSSSSENERDESNSSKSKRIVREIHFPLFASSNSSSDSSIHDEETSHTSSHHTNNGGKPQQLTNIRVLTKTLTPERTTSRYRGVRQRKWGRWAAEIRDPFKRARVWLGTYNTAEEASRAYESKRLEFQSAMAAAPKAPTRFKGSHLLGY from the coding sequence ATGTTGGCATCTAGAAAGAAATATTCTCCCTccctatttttttattctttggcCCTCAAGAACTGGCAAACAGCCATCGCTCTTTTACAtcctaaaattcaaaaaagttTCGTGAAAAATATCCGAATCCCTTCGAAGAACACGAAAATGAGTCGAAAAATCCGCGTAATCTGCAACGACCCAGACGGAACCGATTCATCATCAAGCGAAAACGAAAGAGATGAatcaaattcttcaaaatcCAAACGCATAGTACGAGAAATTCACTTCCCCCTTTTCGCTTCTTCTAACTCTTCATCTGATTCTTCAATTCATGATGAGGAAACCTCTCACACCTCTTCTCACCACACCAACAATGGCGGAAAACCCCAACAGCTAACAAACATTAGGGTTTTGACCAAAACCCTAACGCCCGAAAGAACAACCTCCCGATATAGAGGCGTGAGGCAGAGGAAATGGGGGAGATGGGCTGCTGAAATTCGAGACCCCTTTAAGAGAGCTCGAGTTTGGCTTGGTACTTATAATACTGCTGAGGAAGCTTCTAGGGCTTACGAATCGAAGCGGCTTGAGTTTCAATCTGCCATGGCCGCTGCTCCTAAAGCTCCGACGAGGTTCAAAGGTTCTCATCTACTGGGTTATTGA
- the LOC101217710 gene encoding 3-ketoacyl-CoA thiolase 2, peroxisomal-like yields the protein MEKAINRQSILLHHLRPSSSAYTNESSLSASVCAAGDSASYQRTSVFGDDVVIVAAYRTAICKSKRGGFKDTYPDDLLAPVLKALIEKTNLNPSEVGDIVVGSVLAPGSQRASECRMAAFYAGFPETVPVRTVNRQCSSGLQAVADVAAAIRAGFYDIGIGAGLESMTTNPMAWEGSVNPRVKSIENAQNCLLPMGVTSENVAQRFGVSREKQDQAAIESHRKAAAATASGKFKDEIIPVSTKIIDPKTGQEKPVTISVDDGIRPNTTQADLGKLKAVFKKDGTTTAGNSSQVSDGAGAVLLMKRSVAMRKGLPILGVFRTFSAVGVDPAIMGVGPAVAIPAAVKAAGLELNDIDLFEINEAFASQFVYCRNKLGLDPEKINVNGGAIAIGHPLGATGARCVATLLHEMKRRGKDCRFGVISMCIGTGMGAAAVFERGDCVDELCNAKKVEGGVNLLSKDAR from the exons ATGGAGAAGGCGATCAACAGGCAGAGCATTTTGCTACATCATCTCCGGCCTTCTTCTTCCGCTTACACAAATGAATCTTCGCTCTCT GCATCGGTTTGTGCAGCTGGGGATAGTGCTTCGTATCAAAGGACATCGGTGTTTGGAGATGATGTCGTGATTGTTGC AGCGTACCGTACTGCCATTTGCAAATCGAAGCGTGGTGGCTTCAAGGATACTTATCCCGATGATCTGCTCGCCCCTGttttgaag GCATTGATAgagaaaactaatttgaatCCAAGTGAAGTTGGGGATATTGTTGTTGGTTCTGTACTTGCACCAGGCTCTCAGAGAGCTAGTGAATGTAGGATGGCGGCTTTCTATGCCGGCTTCCCTG AAACTGTGCCCGTTAGAACTGTTAATAGGCAATGTTCGTCGGGGCTGCAGGCCGTTGCTGATGTAGCTGCAGCTATAAGAGCAGGGTTTTATGATATTG GAATTGGAGCTGGGTTGGAGTCTATGACTACTAATCCAATGGCTTGGGAAGGATCTGTCAACCCAAGA GTGAAATCAATAGAAAATGCACAGAACTGCCTTCTTCCAATGGGTGTAACCTCAGAAAATGTTGCCCAGCGTTTTGGGGTGTCAAGGGAGAAGCAGGATCAGGCTGCT ATTGAGTCTCACCGGAAGGCTGCAGCTGCCACTGCTAGTGGAAAATTTAAGGATGAAATTATCCCAGTTTCTACTAAG ATTATTGACCCTAAAACTGGTCAAGAAAAACCGGTTACAATCTCTGTGGATGATGGGATTCGGCCTAACACAACTCAAGCAGATCTGGGGAAATTGAAGGCTGTGTTTAAGAAAGATGGGACTACCACTGCAG GTAATTCCAGCCAGGTGAGTGATGGTGCTGGAGCTGTTCTCCTCATGAAGAGAAGTGTTGCAATGCGAAAAGGGCTCCCCATTCTTGGTGTTTTCAG GACCTTTTCTGCTGTGGGTGTGGATCCTGCTATCATGGGTGTTGGCCCGGCTGTAGCAATTCCAGCTGCTGTCAAGGCTGCTGGACTTGAACTGAACGATATTGATCTTTTTGAGATAAATGAG GCATTTGCATCCCAATTTGTTTATTGTCGTAACAAGTTGGGGCTAGATCCAGAAAAGATTAATGTCAATGGGGGAGCAATCGCCATTGGACACCCATTGGGTGCAACAG GCGCCCGCTGTGTCGCTACATTGTTGCATGAGATGAAACGCCGTGGCAAAGATTGTCGTTTTGGAGTCATATCAATGTGCATAG GCACGGGAATGGGGGCGGCAGCTGTATTTGAGAGGGGTGATTGTGTTGACGAACTTTGCAATGCTAAGAAAGTTGAAGGAGGTGTCAATCTTCTGTCCAAGGATGCTCGTTAG